One Falsarthrobacter nasiphocae DNA segment encodes these proteins:
- a CDS encoding UDP-N-acetylmuramoyl-tripeptide--D-alanyl-D-alanine ligase: MLSITAGQIADATQGRLVGSVARELAITGATTDSRLVEPGFMYIAKPGEHADGHDFAAAAVEAGAVLVLGEREVEANGATLPGVVVEDAVLAMGAVARAVVSLLRERGDVKIAGITGSAGKTTTKDLAAGILRGIGDTVSPIGSYNGEVGVPLTIFGAEAETRFMVLEMGANGVGNIEYLTSIAKPDVGVVLGVGSAHAGEFGGVANIARTKGEMVEALEPGDTAVLNADDPLVWAMRTRTRAGVLALTSDDALTDEEIRAQHPGARVLRATAVESRAGGCPSFDLVTPDGERGRVESQLIGAHHIVNLLAAAAIALSFGVPLADVVASLSEQKAASRWRMERTDRPDGVTVINDAYNANPESMRAALRALADMAEGRRTWAVLGGMLELGDASIEEHDAIGRYAVRLDISKVVAVGPLARPLWNGAVMEGSWGDEAVHVADLDEAQALLEDQLRPGDLVLFKSSRDSRLRELGDRIAWLTGANETTRDQQGAQTP; this comes from the coding sequence ATGCTGAGCATCACCGCAGGACAGATCGCCGACGCCACGCAGGGCCGGCTCGTGGGCAGTGTCGCGCGCGAGCTCGCCATCACGGGCGCGACGACCGACTCCCGGCTCGTTGAGCCCGGGTTCATGTACATCGCCAAGCCGGGCGAGCACGCGGACGGGCACGACTTCGCCGCCGCCGCGGTCGAGGCGGGCGCGGTCCTCGTGCTCGGCGAGCGGGAGGTCGAGGCCAATGGCGCCACCCTGCCCGGCGTCGTCGTCGAGGACGCGGTGCTCGCCATGGGCGCGGTGGCCCGCGCCGTCGTCTCCCTCCTGCGGGAGCGCGGGGACGTCAAGATCGCCGGGATCACCGGCTCCGCCGGGAAGACGACGACGAAGGACCTCGCGGCGGGCATCCTCCGCGGGATCGGGGACACCGTCTCACCCATCGGCTCGTACAACGGCGAGGTCGGCGTCCCGCTGACGATCTTCGGCGCCGAGGCCGAGACCCGCTTCATGGTGCTCGAGATGGGCGCCAACGGCGTCGGCAACATCGAGTACCTGACGTCCATCGCCAAGCCGGACGTCGGCGTCGTCCTCGGCGTGGGCAGCGCGCACGCGGGCGAATTCGGCGGCGTGGCCAACATCGCCCGCACGAAGGGCGAGATGGTCGAGGCCCTCGAGCCGGGGGACACGGCCGTGCTCAACGCGGACGACCCGCTCGTGTGGGCCATGCGCACCCGGACCCGGGCCGGGGTCCTCGCCCTGACGAGCGACGACGCCCTGACGGACGAGGAGATCCGCGCCCAGCACCCGGGCGCCCGCGTCCTCCGGGCCACGGCCGTCGAGTCGCGCGCCGGCGGCTGCCCCAGCTTCGACCTCGTGACCCCGGACGGGGAGCGGGGGCGGGTGGAGTCCCAGCTCATCGGGGCTCACCACATTGTCAACCTCCTCGCCGCGGCCGCGATCGCCCTCTCCTTCGGCGTGCCTCTGGCCGACGTCGTCGCCTCCCTCTCTGAGCAGAAGGCGGCGAGCAGGTGGCGCATGGAGCGCACGGACCGGCCGGACGGCGTGACCGTCATCAACGACGCCTACAACGCCAACCCCGAGTCCATGCGGGCGGCCCTGCGGGCCCTCGCCGACATGGCCGAGGGGCGGCGCACGTGGGCCGTCCTCGGCGGGATGCTCGAGCTCGGGGACGCGAGCATCGAGGAGCACGACGCCATCGGCCGCTACGCCGTCCGGCTCGACATCTCGAAGGTCGTCGCGGTGGGCCCTCTCGCGCGCCCGCTGTGGAACGGCGCCGTCATGGAGGGCTCCTGGGGGGACGAAGCCGTGCACGTCGCGGACCTCGACGAGGCCCAGGCCCTTCTCGAGGACCAGCTCCGCCCCGGAGACCTCGTCCTCTTCAAGTCCTCGCGCGACTCTCGGCTGCGCGAACTGGGGGATCGGATAGCATGGCTCACGGGCGCGAACGAGACGACCCGTGATCAGCAAGGAGCGCAGACACCGTGA
- a CDS encoding DUF3040 domain-containing protein, producing MALSEHERRVLADLEKQLSAEEPRLAATLGAPAARGPVPARSRLMGLAAGVVGLGLLLAGVFFKSILVGVLGFAALAAGIYLAVTPPRITAGARPAGPASKRPAQAGRQRSSGFMRSLEDRWDERRSR from the coding sequence ATGGCCCTGTCTGAGCACGAGCGGCGCGTTCTGGCCGACTTGGAGAAGCAGCTCTCCGCCGAGGAGCCCCGTCTGGCGGCCACGCTCGGTGCGCCGGCCGCGCGCGGGCCCGTCCCGGCACGGTCCCGGCTCATGGGGCTTGCCGCGGGAGTCGTCGGCCTGGGCCTGCTCCTTGCGGGCGTCTTCTTCAAGTCGATCCTCGTGGGCGTCCTCGGCTTCGCGGCGCTCGCGGCGGGCATCTACCTTGCTGTCACGCCGCCCCGCATCACGGCGGGGGCGCGGCCGGCGGGCCCGGCCTCCAAGCGCCCTGCCCAGGCCGGGCGCCAGCGCTCGAGCGGCTTCATGCGGTCCCTCGAAGACCGGTGGGACGAGCGCCGGAGCCGCTGA
- the rsmH gene encoding 16S rRNA (cytosine(1402)-N(4))-methyltransferase RsmH: MEQDSGVKPTSERHVPVLLERCIALLEPGILAARAAGRTPVVVDSTLGMGGHSEALLSRYEDLHLVGIDRDTQALALAGERLAPFDGRTDLVHAVYDEIEDVLDDLGIESADGVLMDLGVSSLQLDERERGFAYSFDAPLDMRMNGEDAVSARDVVETYSFEDLARIIRRYGEERFAARIARAIVARRETGPISRTGELVEVIRDAVPAAYGKTGGHPAKRTFQALRIEVNEELTVLERAVPASLGALSLGGRFVAMSYHSLEDAIVKREIVRLSVSTAPKGMPVELEEHKPELARVTRGTEKPTEDEIAENSRAASARLRAAERIRARR, from the coding sequence ATGGAGCAGGATAGCGGTGTCAAGCCCACGAGCGAACGCCATGTGCCCGTACTGCTGGAGCGGTGCATCGCCCTGCTCGAGCCCGGGATTCTCGCGGCGCGGGCCGCGGGGCGCACGCCCGTCGTCGTCGACTCGACGCTCGGCATGGGCGGCCACTCCGAGGCGCTCCTGAGCCGGTACGAGGACCTCCACCTCGTCGGGATCGACCGCGACACGCAGGCCCTCGCCCTCGCGGGGGAGAGGCTCGCCCCGTTCGACGGCCGCACGGACCTCGTCCACGCCGTCTACGACGAGATCGAGGACGTCCTCGACGACCTCGGCATCGAGAGCGCCGACGGCGTCCTCATGGACCTCGGCGTCTCCTCTCTTCAGCTGGACGAGCGTGAGCGCGGCTTCGCCTACTCCTTCGACGCGCCCCTGGACATGCGCATGAACGGCGAGGACGCCGTGTCCGCGCGTGACGTCGTCGAGACCTACTCCTTCGAGGACCTCGCGCGGATCATCCGGCGCTACGGCGAGGAGCGGTTCGCCGCGCGCATCGCCCGCGCCATCGTCGCCCGCCGCGAGACGGGGCCCATCTCTCGCACCGGCGAGCTGGTCGAGGTCATCCGGGACGCGGTGCCCGCCGCCTACGGAAAGACGGGCGGCCACCCCGCCAAGCGGACCTTCCAGGCGCTGCGCATCGAAGTCAACGAGGAGCTCACGGTCCTCGAGCGGGCCGTCCCCGCCTCGCTCGGCGCGCTCTCGCTCGGAGGGCGCTTCGTGGCCATGAGCTACCACTCCCTCGAGGACGCCATCGTCAAGCGCGAGATCGTCCGCCTCTCCGTCTCGACGGCGCCGAAGGGCATGCCCGTGGAGCTCGAGGAGCACAAGCCGGAGCTCGCCCGCGTCACGCGCGGCACCGAGAAGCCCACCGAGGACGAGATTGCCGAAAACTCCCGGGCCGCGTCCGCGCGTCTCCGGGCCGCCGAGAGGATTCGTGCGAGACGATGA
- the mraZ gene encoding division/cell wall cluster transcriptional repressor MraZ, which yields MFLGTYSPRLDDKGRLILPAKFRDELSEGLVLTRGQERCLYVFSAEEFARVHEQMRQAPISSRQARDYIRVFLSGASDETPDKQGRITIPANLREYAGLDREVAVIGAGTRAEIWSATAWDAYLTAQETAFSETDEDVLPGIF from the coding sequence ATGTTCCTCGGAACGTACTCGCCCCGCCTTGATGACAAGGGGCGTCTCATCCTTCCGGCCAAGTTTCGGGACGAGCTCTCAGAGGGCCTCGTTCTGACTCGCGGCCAGGAGCGCTGCCTGTACGTGTTCTCGGCGGAGGAATTCGCCCGCGTTCACGAGCAGATGCGCCAGGCACCCATCTCCAGCCGCCAGGCACGCGACTACATCCGCGTGTTCCTGTCGGGCGCCTCAGACGAGACGCCTGACAAGCAGGGCCGCATCACCATTCCCGCAAACCTGCGGGAGTACGCGGGCCTGGACAGAGAGGTCGCCGTCATCGGCGCCGGAACGAGGGCCGAGATCTGGTCCGCGACGGCCTGGGACGCGTACCTCACGGCGCAGGAGACGGCCTTCTCAGAGACCGATGAAGACGTCCTGCCGGGCATCTTCTGA
- a CDS encoding Rv2175c family DNA-binding protein: protein MTDTTENSLSQLVPEWLTLPDVAEILDVPVTHVHRLVADGTLLAMRVGEPPVRKIPAAFLAEGKVLDSLKGTVSVLRDAGYDDEAALRWLFTPDESLPGTPAQALVDGRKTEIRRRAQSLAW, encoded by the coding sequence GTGACTGACACGACCGAAAATTCCTTGTCCCAGCTCGTCCCGGAGTGGCTGACCCTCCCTGACGTGGCCGAGATCCTCGACGTCCCCGTGACGCACGTCCACCGCCTCGTGGCGGACGGGACGCTCCTGGCCATGCGTGTCGGCGAGCCGCCGGTGCGCAAGATCCCGGCGGCCTTCCTCGCGGAAGGCAAGGTCCTCGACTCCCTCAAGGGCACGGTTTCCGTCCTCCGGGATGCGGGGTACGACGACGAGGCGGCGCTGCGCTGGCTGTTCACCCCGGACGAGTCCCTGCCCGGGACGCCGGCTCAGGCCCTCGTGGACGGCCGCAAGACGGAGATTCGTCGCCGCGCCCAGAGCCTGGCCTGGTAG
- a CDS encoding polyprenyl synthetase family protein: MTDSHTQPAVGADSAFRGRLEARIAELCEEREALAGRLSPDAASMVRLIRQLASGGKRVRALLAFHAHSACGGSPEDPRITDLGVAIELFQAAALIHDDILDRSDTRRGAPSVHRAFESLHREAGWGLDPARFGESAAILTGDLALAMADETFARLDARAGSALRDQFDTMKWEVMAGQYLDIVEEVSAPVVDTADAASRAMTVLRYKSAKYTFEHPTVLGAHLAGASAEDARRLAEFALPLGEAYQLADDDLGVFGDPAVTGKPAGDDLLEGKRTVLVAFALERATEDERRVLEHVLGNPSASPGDVDAARAVLESTGARDRALAEARRLVEDGLAHLEPLFGAAAADQARLEGLDALKGLALAAVSRVR; the protein is encoded by the coding sequence ATGACTGATTCTCACACGCAGCCTGCCGTCGGCGCAGACTCCGCCTTCCGGGGCCGTCTCGAGGCCCGCATCGCCGAGCTCTGCGAGGAGCGGGAGGCCCTCGCGGGGCGCCTCTCCCCTGACGCGGCCTCAATGGTGCGCCTGATCAGGCAGCTCGCGTCGGGCGGCAAGCGGGTCCGGGCGCTGCTCGCGTTCCACGCGCACTCGGCGTGCGGGGGCTCCCCGGAGGACCCGCGCATCACGGACCTCGGGGTGGCGATCGAGCTGTTCCAGGCGGCCGCCCTCATCCATGACGACATCCTTGACCGCTCTGACACGCGCCGCGGCGCCCCGAGCGTCCACCGGGCCTTCGAGTCCCTCCACCGGGAGGCCGGCTGGGGCCTGGACCCCGCGCGGTTCGGGGAGTCCGCGGCCATCCTCACGGGGGACCTCGCCCTGGCCATGGCGGACGAGACGTTCGCGCGCCTCGATGCCCGGGCGGGCTCCGCGCTGCGGGATCAGTTCGACACGATGAAGTGGGAGGTCATGGCCGGCCAGTACCTCGACATCGTCGAGGAGGTCTCGGCACCCGTCGTCGACACGGCTGACGCGGCCTCCCGTGCCATGACCGTCCTGCGGTACAAGAGCGCCAAGTACACCTTCGAGCACCCGACGGTCCTCGGCGCGCACCTCGCCGGGGCGTCCGCGGAGGACGCCAGGCGCCTGGCTGAGTTCGCGCTCCCCCTTGGGGAGGCGTATCAGTTGGCCGACGACGACTTGGGCGTGTTCGGGGACCCCGCCGTCACGGGCAAGCCGGCCGGGGACGACCTCCTCGAGGGCAAGCGCACTGTCCTCGTGGCGTTCGCCCTAGAGCGGGCCACGGAGGACGAGCGACGGGTGCTGGAGCACGTCCTCGGGAACCCGTCCGCGAGCCCAGGGGATGTCGATGCGGCGCGGGCCGTGCTCGAGTCCACGGGAGCCCGGGACCGCGCCCTGGCCGAGGCGCGCAGGCTGGTCGAGGACGGGCTCGCCCATCTGGAGCCCCTGTTCGGCGCGGCCGCCGCGGACCAGGCGCGGCTCGAGGGTCTTGACGCCCTCAAGGGGCTGGCCCTGGCCGCGGTCAGCCGCGTCCGCTAG
- the dinB gene encoding DNA polymerase IV, with translation MRQVLHVDMDAFFLSVELLERPELRGTSCLVAFDGPRSVVLSASYEARARGIRSAMPLARARGADPRVVVLEPRHELYRQYSARIMEIFRSFTPLVEPLSVDEAFLDVTGAEKMFGPPLAIAREIRRRIKDELGLTASVGVASTKFVAKVASTQSKPDGLFYVPAERTEEFLRPLPVGALWGVGAKSREALLAHGLSTIAHVADAPAGLMRRVLGENGVRIQALARGIDPRPVEPTHAEKSLSADRTFLKDLTSEDEAATALLDIAHRVGSRLRRQGLSGRGVSVKIRWADFTDVQRSRMLEHPTNVTSLIYSAARDLAAPVLAAGLPAKSGVRLLSIRVDRLVSADAGAQFDVFAEEEAASGADGAMDAVRARFGDSAITVAGILPPAAGESRDVRGGSQPPPGSGR, from the coding sequence GTGAGGCAGGTCCTGCACGTGGACATGGACGCGTTCTTCCTGTCCGTGGAGCTTCTCGAGCGCCCCGAGCTGAGGGGGACGTCCTGCCTCGTGGCCTTCGACGGGCCGCGCTCCGTGGTCCTCTCCGCCTCCTACGAGGCGCGGGCGCGGGGCATCCGCTCGGCCATGCCGCTCGCGCGGGCTCGAGGGGCGGACCCGCGCGTCGTCGTCCTAGAGCCCCGGCACGAGCTCTACCGGCAGTACTCGGCGAGGATCATGGAGATCTTCCGCTCCTTCACGCCGCTCGTGGAGCCGCTGTCCGTGGACGAGGCGTTTCTCGACGTCACGGGTGCGGAGAAGATGTTCGGCCCCCCGCTCGCGATCGCCCGGGAGATCCGCCGCCGCATCAAGGACGAGCTGGGGCTGACAGCGAGCGTCGGGGTGGCCTCCACGAAGTTCGTGGCCAAGGTGGCCTCGACCCAGTCCAAGCCGGACGGACTCTTCTACGTGCCGGCCGAGCGGACGGAGGAGTTCCTGCGGCCCCTGCCCGTCGGCGCGCTGTGGGGTGTCGGGGCGAAGTCGCGGGAGGCGCTGCTCGCGCACGGGCTCTCGACCATCGCCCACGTCGCCGACGCCCCGGCAGGGCTCATGCGGCGCGTGCTCGGGGAGAACGGCGTGCGGATCCAGGCGCTCGCGCGGGGGATCGACCCGCGGCCCGTCGAGCCGACCCACGCCGAGAAGTCCCTCAGCGCGGACCGCACGTTCCTGAAGGACCTGACGAGCGAGGACGAGGCCGCCACGGCGCTCCTCGACATCGCGCACCGCGTGGGCTCGCGCCTGCGGCGCCAGGGCCTGAGCGGCCGGGGCGTGAGCGTGAAGATCCGCTGGGCGGACTTCACGGACGTCCAGCGCTCGCGGATGCTCGAGCACCCCACGAACGTCACCTCCCTCATCTATTCGGCGGCGCGGGACCTCGCGGCCCCGGTCCTTGCGGCGGGTCTTCCGGCCAAGAGCGGGGTGCGCCTGCTTTCGATCCGCGTGGATCGCCTCGTCTCGGCCGACGCCGGGGCGCAGTTCGACGTCTTCGCCGAGGAAGAGGCGGCCAGCGGCGCGGACGGGGCCATGGACGCGGTGAGGGCACGGTTCGGCGACTCGGCGATCACGGTCGCGGGCATTCTGCCGCCGGCGGCGGGGGAGTCCCGGGACGTCAGGGGCGGTTCCCAGCCCCCGCCCGGTTCGGGCCGGTAA
- a CDS encoding UDP-N-acetylmuramoyl-L-alanyl-D-glutamate--2,6-diaminopimelate ligase: protein MTSSPTSRMRPRTARAVDARSLIEAVAARLGTADVEVAGDAEVTGVALDSRAVQPGDLWVALPGAARHGADFAPAVIAAGASCIVTDEAGRARVEAAAAEAGRAVALAVVPSGLRAWAGPLAAEVFGTGERAFPLFAVTGTNGKTTTTYMLNSLQRALGRSTGVIGTIEIRAGEEAIPSVLTTPESPDVHGILARMAENGVTGAAMEVSSHAIDYRRVDGIRFDVAGFTNLTQDHLDLHGTMEEYFASKAQLFEPARSAAAVILADGEWGHRMAEAARAAGAVVVTLSLEGEADARVTDVAQEGLGSRFTLEWRGERLEVVLPLPGAFNVANAALAVTMLLASGVSAAQLAPVLADGSGLAVTVPGRMQVIGTSPAAIVDFAHNPDALERALASVAGERRILVFGATGDRDPSKRHAMGRIAAEGADIVIVTDDDPHGEDPASIRAAVLEGARAAGTGASIEEVHPRADAIARAVELAGPKDAILVAGRGHETVQDVAGVDIPLDDREELAAALRRAGYPTLDQTTRKDGAEC from the coding sequence ATGACTTCTTCCCCCACCTCCCGGATGCGGCCCCGCACCGCGCGCGCCGTCGATGCGCGGTCCCTCATCGAGGCCGTCGCCGCCCGGCTCGGCACAGCGGATGTCGAGGTGGCCGGGGACGCCGAGGTGACGGGCGTCGCCCTGGACTCCCGCGCCGTGCAGCCCGGGGACCTGTGGGTCGCCCTGCCGGGTGCCGCCCGCCACGGGGCGGACTTCGCCCCCGCCGTCATCGCGGCAGGAGCCTCATGCATCGTCACGGACGAGGCCGGGCGGGCGCGGGTCGAGGCGGCCGCCGCCGAGGCCGGTCGCGCTGTTGCCCTCGCCGTCGTCCCCTCGGGCCTGCGGGCCTGGGCCGGTCCGCTCGCCGCCGAGGTCTTCGGCACGGGAGAGCGCGCGTTCCCCCTCTTCGCGGTCACGGGCACCAACGGGAAGACGACGACGACGTACATGCTCAACTCCCTCCAGCGCGCCCTGGGACGCAGCACGGGGGTGATCGGCACCATCGAGATCCGCGCCGGCGAGGAAGCCATTCCGTCGGTGCTCACGACCCCGGAGTCCCCGGACGTTCACGGCATCCTGGCCCGGATGGCGGAGAACGGCGTGACGGGCGCGGCCATGGAAGTCTCCTCCCACGCCATCGACTACCGGCGCGTGGACGGCATCCGCTTCGACGTGGCCGGCTTCACCAACCTCACCCAGGACCACCTGGACCTCCACGGGACCATGGAGGAGTACTTCGCCTCCAAGGCCCAGCTCTTCGAGCCCGCCCGCTCCGCCGCCGCGGTGATCCTCGCGGACGGCGAATGGGGCCACCGCATGGCGGAGGCCGCGCGGGCCGCAGGCGCCGTCGTCGTCACCCTCTCTCTGGAGGGGGAGGCGGACGCGCGCGTCACCGACGTGGCGCAGGAGGGCCTGGGCAGCCGCTTCACCCTCGAGTGGCGGGGCGAGCGGCTCGAGGTCGTTCTCCCGCTGCCCGGTGCGTTCAACGTCGCCAACGCGGCCCTGGCCGTGACCATGCTCCTCGCGTCGGGGGTGTCGGCGGCGCAGCTCGCGCCCGTGCTCGCGGACGGCAGCGGCCTGGCCGTGACGGTCCCCGGGCGCATGCAGGTCATCGGGACGAGCCCGGCGGCCATCGTGGACTTCGCCCACAACCCCGACGCCCTGGAGCGCGCGCTGGCCTCCGTTGCGGGGGAGCGGCGCATTCTCGTCTTCGGGGCCACGGGGGACAGGGACCCGAGCAAGCGCCACGCCATGGGGCGGATCGCTGCCGAGGGCGCGGACATCGTCATCGTCACCGACGACGACCCGCACGGCGAGGACCCCGCCAGCATCAGGGCGGCCGTCCTCGAGGGCGCCAGGGCCGCCGGGACCGGCGCGAGCATCGAGGAGGTGCACCCGCGCGCCGACGCCATCGCCCGGGCCGTGGAGCTCGCGGGGCCCAAGGACGCGATCCTCGTTGCGGGCCGCGGGCACGAGACCGTGCAGGACGTGGCGGGCGTCGACATCCCGCTCGACGACCGCGAGGAGCTCGCCGCCGCCCTCCGCCGCGCGGGATACCCCACTCTTGACCAGACCACACGCAAGGACGGTGCCGAATGCTGA
- a CDS encoding peptidoglycan D,D-transpeptidase FtsI family protein, whose product MSHGAPLPGSYSRASRTRMQFTIAGFLIVALLLSGRLFWLQILDPADNASKVLKTSVQAIPAQRGEILDTRGRVLAHSVERYDIVVDQTRLRKGGEMRTSFERSVPTSDGKTAKETVTVAQASKEIAKILGIQQQQVQRAVTGTRTFAYVFQGATPKQKDEILAVRMPGVYADERDERQYPMGSVGGSIVGYRNQESSLGGVELMEDKTLQGTPGKRAFQIGRDGIRNPYGTSDLQPAVDGKSVKLTIDADLQAYAQQQIADATSKLNGEWGNAMILDIKTGQILASADNVTVDPNDLSRFKGTAGLQPMGFVNSFEPGSTSKIVTFAAALEEGKITPTTPITTPNRYTIDGETFKDYEDHPTWQRTAAGVLARSLNTGTVQVAAKLTPQQEYDWFRKFGVGQTTGTGFPGEQTGIFRTPDKWDPRQRYTISFGQGYTQTAVQTAQIYQTIANGGVRVSPRLIKSTVDADGTETPAPAAPAERVISEKTAAELNRMMENVTVDGSGQTGALKNYRVAVKTGTAESVGSSGTYDAYTISFAGFAPAEDPKYVVVVTIARTQEITSAQTGPVFARIMERALQQRGVSPSTTKPDLYRTFSDKTPNEGSLSH is encoded by the coding sequence ATGTCCCACGGCGCGCCGCTGCCTGGCTCGTACAGCCGGGCCTCCCGTACCCGCATGCAGTTCACGATCGCGGGCTTCCTCATCGTGGCGCTGCTCCTCAGCGGACGACTCTTCTGGCTCCAGATCCTCGACCCCGCCGACAACGCCAGCAAGGTCCTCAAGACCAGCGTCCAGGCGATCCCCGCCCAGCGCGGGGAGATCCTCGACACGAGGGGGCGCGTCCTCGCCCACTCGGTGGAGCGCTACGACATCGTCGTGGACCAGACCCGCCTGCGCAAGGGGGGCGAGATGCGCACGTCGTTCGAGCGGAGCGTGCCCACAAGCGACGGCAAGACGGCCAAGGAGACCGTGACCGTCGCGCAGGCGTCCAAGGAGATCGCCAAGATCCTCGGGATCCAGCAGCAGCAGGTCCAGCGCGCGGTCACGGGCACTCGCACGTTCGCCTACGTCTTCCAGGGGGCCACGCCCAAGCAGAAGGACGAGATCCTCGCCGTGCGCATGCCCGGCGTCTACGCGGACGAGCGGGACGAGCGGCAGTACCCCATGGGCTCCGTGGGCGGGTCCATCGTCGGATACCGGAACCAGGAGTCCTCCCTCGGCGGAGTGGAGCTCATGGAGGACAAGACGCTCCAGGGCACGCCGGGCAAGCGCGCCTTCCAGATCGGCCGGGACGGCATCCGCAACCCGTACGGCACGAGCGACCTGCAGCCAGCGGTCGACGGCAAGAGCGTCAAGCTGACCATCGACGCGGATCTCCAGGCCTACGCGCAGCAGCAGATCGCCGACGCCACGAGCAAGCTCAACGGCGAGTGGGGCAATGCGATGATCCTCGACATCAAGACCGGGCAGATCCTCGCCTCGGCAGACAACGTCACCGTCGACCCGAACGACCTCTCCCGCTTCAAGGGAACCGCGGGCCTCCAGCCGATGGGCTTCGTCAACAGCTTCGAGCCCGGCTCGACCTCGAAGATCGTCACGTTCGCCGCGGCCCTCGAGGAGGGCAAGATCACGCCGACGACGCCGATCACCACGCCCAACCGGTACACGATTGACGGCGAGACGTTCAAGGACTACGAGGACCACCCCACGTGGCAGCGCACGGCGGCCGGCGTCCTCGCTCGGTCCCTCAACACGGGCACCGTCCAGGTGGCCGCCAAGCTCACCCCGCAGCAGGAGTACGACTGGTTCCGCAAGTTCGGCGTCGGCCAGACCACGGGAACGGGATTCCCCGGCGAGCAGACCGGCATCTTCCGCACCCCGGACAAGTGGGACCCGCGCCAGCGGTACACGATCTCCTTCGGCCAGGGCTACACGCAGACCGCCGTGCAGACGGCGCAGATCTACCAGACGATCGCCAACGGCGGCGTGCGCGTGTCCCCGCGCCTCATCAAGTCGACGGTGGACGCGGACGGCACGGAGACCCCGGCGCCGGCCGCGCCGGCCGAGCGTGTCATCTCGGAGAAGACGGCCGCTGAGCTGAACCGCATGATGGAGAATGTCACGGTGGACGGCTCCGGCCAGACCGGCGCCCTCAAGAACTACCGTGTGGCGGTCAAGACGGGAACGGCCGAGTCCGTGGGGTCCTCCGGCACCTATGACGCCTACACGATCTCCTTCGCCGGGTTCGCCCCGGCGGAGGACCCGAAGTACGTTGTCGTGGTGACCATTGCCAGGACGCAGGAGATCACCTCGGCCCAGACGGGCCCGGTCTTCGCCCGGATCATGGAGCGCGCGCTCCAGCAGCGAGGCGTCAGCCCGTCCACCACGAAACCCGACCTCTACCGCACGTTCTCCGACAAGACGCCCAACGAGGGCTCGCTCTCCCACTAG